The following are encoded in a window of Panicum virgatum strain AP13 chromosome 5N, P.virgatum_v5, whole genome shotgun sequence genomic DNA:
- the LOC120675402 gene encoding probable cytokinin riboside 5'-monophosphate phosphoribohydrolase LOGL1 isoform X1, whose amino-acid sequence MGDTSAADAPAARRFGRICVFCGSNPGNRAVFGDAALDLGKELVARGIDLVYGGGSIGLMGLIAQTVLDGGCSVLGVIPKALMPLEISGASVGEVKVVSDMHERKAEMARQADAFIALPGGYGTMEELLEMITWSQLGIHDKPVGLLNVDGYYDPLLMLFDKGATEGFIKQDCRDIIVSAPTAHELLKKMEQYTRSHQEVAPRTSWEMSELGYGKAPES is encoded by the exons ATGGGCGACACCAGCGCGGcggacgcgccggcggcgagaaggttCGGCAGGATCTGCGTCTTCTGCGGCAGCAACCCCGGCAACCGCGCGGTCTTCGGGGACGCCGCGCTCGACCTCGGGAAAGAGCTG GTGGCGAGGGGGATCGATTTGGtctacggcggcggcagcatcgGGCTCATGGGCCTGATCGCGCAGACGGTTCTTGATGGCGGCTGCAGTGTCCTCGG GGTGATTCCAAAAGCACTCATGCCGCTTGAG ATATCCGGTGCTAGCGTTGGAGAAGTAAAGGTTGTCTCCGACATGCACGAAAGGAAAGCTGAGATGGCACGACAAGCTGATGCCTTCATTGCTCTTCCTG GAGGGTATggaacaatggaagagttgttAGAGATGATAACATGGTCACAACTTGGAATTCATGACAAACCA GTTGGTTTGCTAAATGTTGATGGTTACTATGACCCGTTGCTCATGCTATTTGATAAAGGGGCGACGGAAGGTTTTATTAAGCAAGATTGCAGAGATATAATTGTCTCAGCGCCGACCGCCCATGAATTGCTGAAGAAAATGGAG CAATACACTCGATCACACCAGGAGGTCGCCCCACGGACAAGCTGGGAGATGTCAGAGCTGGGCTATGGAAAAGCACCGGAGTCGTAG
- the LOC120675402 gene encoding probable cytokinin riboside 5'-monophosphate phosphoribohydrolase LOGL1 isoform X2: MGDTSAADAPAARRFGRICVFCGSNPGNRAVFGDAALDLGKELVARGIDLVYGGGSIGLMGLIAQTVLDGGCSVLGVIPKALMPLEISGASVGEVKVVSDMHERKAEMARQADAFIALPGGYGTMEELLEMITWSQLGIHDKPGRRKVLLSKIAEI, from the exons ATGGGCGACACCAGCGCGGcggacgcgccggcggcgagaaggttCGGCAGGATCTGCGTCTTCTGCGGCAGCAACCCCGGCAACCGCGCGGTCTTCGGGGACGCCGCGCTCGACCTCGGGAAAGAGCTG GTGGCGAGGGGGATCGATTTGGtctacggcggcggcagcatcgGGCTCATGGGCCTGATCGCGCAGACGGTTCTTGATGGCGGCTGCAGTGTCCTCGG GGTGATTCCAAAAGCACTCATGCCGCTTGAG ATATCCGGTGCTAGCGTTGGAGAAGTAAAGGTTGTCTCCGACATGCACGAAAGGAAAGCTGAGATGGCACGACAAGCTGATGCCTTCATTGCTCTTCCTG GAGGGTATggaacaatggaagagttgttAGAGATGATAACATGGTCACAACTTGGAATTCATGACAAACCA GGGCGACGGAAGGTTTTATTAAGCAAGATTGCAGAGATATAA
- the LOC120675340 gene encoding protein IQ-DOMAIN 1-like, protein MGASGKWIRTLVGLRPAAEREPPGGGAGKGRKWSRLWRSSSSQRGSSAPPSEAPSEASSAADALTSSVVAAVVRAPPRDFRLIRQEWAAVRIQSAFRAFLARRALRALRGIVRLQALVRGRRVRKQLAVTLKCMNALVRVQERARDRRARISADGRDSQDILDDRTSRADPVKEAEAGWCNSRGTVDDLKSKLHMRHEGAVKRERAIAYALSHQRSSSHSDRPSSPAVSIRNHGSNRTNQNWSHFEGWVATKPWESRLMEQTHTEHSTNYRCSESIEEMNAVSSKLSDVSSVKIRRNNMTTRVAARPPSTISASSSDFVCDASSPSTSSVTPVSGANFITSERRSDCGHGGGPNYMNWTKSAKAKLNGSGTHKPPLQRQRSSDTHCNSRTALSSVDVQSTAGSELSVTSKRLNSLTLKGRGTRSLDKENDGQPVALF, encoded by the exons ATGGGGGCGTCGGGCAAGTGGATCCGGACGCTGGTGGGGCTCCGCCCGGCGGCAGAGAGGGagccgcccggcggcggcgccgggaagGGGCGGAAATGGAGCCGGCTCTGGCGGAGCTCGTCGTCGCAGCGGGGgagcagcgcgccgccgtcggaggCGCCGTCCGaggcgtcctccgccgccgacgcgctcaCCAGCTCCGTCGTCGCGGCTGTCGTGCGCGCGCCGCCCAGAGACTTCCGCCTCATCAGGCAGGAGTGGGCCGCCGTCCGCATCCAGTCCGCCTTCCGCGCCTTCCTG GCGCGGAGGGCGTTGAGGGCGCTGCGGGGGATCGTGCGGCTGCAGGCGCTGGTGCGCGGCCGCCGCGTGCGCAAGCAGCTCGCCGTCACGCTCAAGTGCATGAACGCGCTCGTCAGGGTGCAGGAGCGCGCACGGGACCGCCGCGCCAGGATCTCGGCAGACGGCCGTGACTCGCAGGACATCCTCGACGACCGGACCAGCCGCGCCGATCCCGTCAAGGAAGCCGAG GCTGGATGGTGTAATAGTCGAGGCACCGTGGATGATTTAAAATCAAAGCTACACATGAGGCATGAGGGTGCGGTGAAGAGAGAAAGGGCAATTGCTTATGCTCTCTCTCACCAG CGGAGTTCAAGCCACAGTGATAGGCCTAGCTCTCCAGCTGTATCTATCAGAAATCATGGAAGTAACAGGACCAATCAAAATTGGAGCCATTTTGAAGGGTGGGTAGCAACCAAACCGTGGGAGAGCCGCCTTATGGAGCAAACCCATACTGAACACTCTACCAATTATCGGTGTTCAGAGAGCATTGAGGAGATGAATGCAGTCAGTTCAAAACTTTCAGATGTAAGCTCAGTCAAGATCAGAAGAAACAATATGACGACCAGGGTGGCAGCTAGACCTCCTTCCACAATATCTGCATCTTCATCAGATTTTGTTTGTGATGCAAGTTCTCCTTCGACTTCCTCAGTCACCCCAGTGTCTGGCGCTAATTTCATAACATCGGAGAGAAGATCTGATTGTGGACATGGAGGTGGACCCAACTACATGAACTGGACTAAATCGGCGAAAGCAAAGTTGAATGGTTCTGGTACCCATAAGCCACCGCTTCAAAGGCAACGGTCTTCTGATACGCATTGTAACAGCAGGACAGCGTTATCTTCTGTAGATGTTCAAAGCACAGCTGGCTCAGAACTTTCAGTTACTTCGAAGAGGTTGAACAGTTTGACTTTGAAAGGTCGAGGCACTCGAAGTTTGGACAAGGAGAATGATGGCCAGCCTGTTGCCTTGTTTTAG